In Blautia wexlerae DSM 19850, a single window of DNA contains:
- a CDS encoding ABC transporter permease: MKLKRKPLVFISLLLSVFMPLAYAFFLADVNTDVDAVNGVMSSLFQLSAYLLLMPLLVILASNLLFEEFDNDTLKNLVTVPVNRTKLVLSKMLVLLLFAVGFMAVGGLVNLAVLLFQGWEPVGFWTLFGVGIEEGLIMWVGALPCILLVVLLNKNYIVSVVITFFYTIANSILSTNDMFLTQPFGLNIGTLFPGPLAFRWTFQFYDQSQTSAELADLLERVSPYFLNGVQVFGVIIVEAIVFLALIAFVYRRQEI; this comes from the coding sequence TTGAAATTAAAACGGAAGCCATTGGTATTTATTTCCCTACTGCTTTCTGTTTTCATGCCATTGGCTTATGCTTTCTTTCTGGCAGATGTAAACACTGATGTGGATGCTGTAAATGGAGTGATGTCCAGCCTATTCCAGCTTAGTGCATATTTGCTTTTGATGCCGCTTCTTGTGATACTGGCTTCGAATCTGTTGTTTGAGGAATTTGATAATGACACACTGAAAAACCTTGTTACCGTACCGGTAAATAGAACCAAGCTGGTGCTGTCCAAGATGCTGGTTTTACTGTTGTTTGCCGTTGGCTTTATGGCAGTTGGAGGATTGGTAAATCTTGCGGTTTTGTTGTTTCAGGGTTGGGAACCGGTTGGGTTTTGGACCTTGTTTGGCGTTGGAATTGAAGAAGGGCTGATTATGTGGGTGGGCGCACTTCCCTGTATTCTGCTCGTTGTTCTTCTTAATAAAAACTATATCGTGTCTGTTGTGATTACCTTTTTCTATACGATTGCGAATTCTATCCTTTCCACGAACGATATGTTTCTCACACAGCCTTTTGGTTTGAACATAGGAACCCTGTTTCCGGGGCCGCTGGCCTTCCGCTGGACATTCCAATTTTATGACCAAAGCCAGACCAGTGCGGAGTTAGCAGATTTGTTGGAACGGGTCAGTCCGTATTTTCTGAATGGTGTTCAGGTATTCGGTGTGATTATTGTGGAAGCCATTGTATTTCTTGCGCTGATTGCATTTGTTTACCGGCGACAGGAAATCTAA
- a CDS encoding response regulator transcription factor, with protein sequence MDNSFLHRKKLLLVDDEPDLLKMVSDILSDAGFETVLTAATVKEAIITAEKEKPDLMVLDVMLPDGDGFSLMKQLRTFTNVPIIFLTAKDEAADKLAGLGLGADDYISKPFMPQELLLRVYAVLRRTYKEDSPRVFLDGCTIDFSRAEVNKGGEIIPLTAKEHTLLETLARNEGKIVTVDALCEALWGDNPFGYENSLNAHVRRIREKIEADPSKPVSLITIKGLGYKLITRK encoded by the coding sequence ATGGACAACTCTTTTCTGCATCGGAAGAAGCTCTTGCTTGTAGACGATGAGCCAGATTTGCTGAAAATGGTATCCGATATTTTAAGCGATGCTGGTTTTGAAACGGTACTTACTGCCGCAACGGTAAAAGAGGCTATAATAACGGCAGAAAAAGAAAAACCCGACTTGATGGTTTTGGATGTCATGCTGCCAGATGGGGACGGCTTTTCCCTGATGAAGCAGCTCCGCACTTTTACAAATGTGCCAATCATCTTTCTGACCGCAAAAGACGAAGCAGCAGACAAGTTGGCCGGTCTTGGCCTTGGAGCAGACGATTATATTTCAAAGCCGTTTATGCCGCAGGAGCTATTACTGCGTGTCTATGCGGTTTTGCGCCGAACTTATAAAGAGGACAGCCCGCGGGTTTTCCTGGATGGATGTACGATTGATTTTAGCCGGGCAGAGGTCAACAAGGGCGGCGAGATTATCCCCCTGACCGCAAAAGAGCATACCCTGCTGGAAACGCTGGCCCGCAACGAGGGAAAGATCGTTACGGTTGACGCTCTTTGTGAAGCATTATGGGGCGACAATCCTTTCGGCTATGAAAATAGCCTGAATGCCCATGTACGGCGGATTCGGGAAAAAATTGAAGCCGATCCCTCAAAGCCCGTTTCCCTGATTACGATCAAGGGGCTGGGTTATAAACTGATTACAAGGAAGTGA
- a CDS encoding sensor histidine kinase, with the protein MKSFGTYISKHLASFAAFLLILVIVNVVLYGVTFYHTVSEDYGEASPHAMLELTSTAATTEGLPDYAEQKLRQYNIWAMYLTSTGECFWRLDVPQEVPQHYSIQEVALFSKGYLEDYPVFVWSTEDGLLVLGYPKNSYMKLTSNYYSMETIQKIPLYVIGMLGMDVLCLFLAYYFSKRRIIQNTEPIVDAIETLADGKPVSLHIDRELSEIANSVNKASLILSRQNEARANWISGVSHDIRTPLSMIMGYADRIAADKTASEGVKEQAVIVQKQSAKIKELVQDLNLVSQLEYEMQPLHKEMVRLSKLLRSYVADLLNTGISDSYNIGIKITPDAENAVLECDARLISRAVNNLVQNSMKHNPQGCEVCISLTASQNHLILAVTDNGMGLPAEKLQELEEKPHYMESTDERLDLRHGLGLLIVQQVAIAHNGTFKLTNVFPKGCEATLIFPYIG; encoded by the coding sequence ATGAAATCTTTTGGAACCTATATTTCAAAGCACTTGGCGTCTTTCGCTGCGTTTCTTTTGATCCTGGTAATTGTCAATGTCGTTCTGTATGGCGTGACTTTCTATCACACAGTTTCAGAGGATTACGGAGAAGCGTCCCCGCACGCCATGCTTGAGCTGACCTCTACTGCGGCTACCACAGAAGGTTTGCCCGATTATGCAGAGCAGAAATTGCGCCAGTACAATATCTGGGCCATGTATCTAACGTCAACGGGCGAATGCTTCTGGCGGCTCGATGTGCCACAAGAAGTGCCGCAACATTACAGCATTCAAGAGGTAGCTTTATTTTCCAAAGGCTATCTGGAGGATTATCCTGTTTTTGTCTGGAGTACAGAGGATGGATTGTTAGTTTTAGGGTATCCAAAGAATAGCTATATGAAGCTCACCAGCAACTACTATTCCATGGAGACTATTCAGAAAATTCCCCTCTATGTGATAGGAATGTTGGGCATGGATGTGCTGTGCCTGTTTTTGGCCTACTATTTTTCAAAACGCAGGATCATCCAGAACACGGAACCGATTGTAGATGCCATTGAAACATTGGCCGATGGCAAACCCGTTTCTCTCCATATTGATAGAGAGTTATCCGAAATTGCGAACAGCGTAAATAAAGCCTCTCTGATATTAAGCAGGCAAAACGAAGCCAGAGCCAACTGGATCAGCGGGGTCTCTCATGACATCCGAACTCCGCTTTCTATGATTATGGGCTATGCAGACCGGATCGCCGCAGACAAAACAGCCAGTGAGGGGGTAAAAGAGCAGGCTGTGATCGTGCAAAAGCAAAGCGCCAAAATCAAAGAACTCGTGCAGGATTTGAATTTAGTATCGCAGTTGGAATATGAGATGCAGCCGCTTCATAAAGAGATGGTTCGCTTATCCAAACTACTGCGATCCTATGTAGCAGACCTGTTGAATACAGGAATTTCCGATAGCTACAACATCGGAATTAAGATCACTCCTGACGCCGAAAATGCTGTGTTGGAATGTGATGCCAGATTGATTTCGCGAGCTGTAAACAACCTTGTCCAGAACAGCATGAAACACAACCCACAGGGCTGTGAAGTCTGCATTTCTCTGACAGCATCGCAAAACCATCTTATCTTGGCGGTTACGGATAACGGAATGGGTCTGCCTGCTGAAAAGCTGCAAGAGCTGGAAGAAAAACCGCATTATATGGAAAGCACAGATGAACGGCTTGATTTAAGACATGGGCTTGGATTGCTGATTGTCCAACAAGTCGCCATAGCTCATAACGGCACTTTCAAACTTACTAATGTTTTCCCGAAAGGGTGTGAAGCCACTTTAATATTCCCGTATATCGGATAA
- a CDS encoding ABC transporter permease, with protein MWNLLKSELLKLRRCQILLVGLVALALCPLVQYGSQLIMEAEYRNPNYDFSALFENVVWGNTQIFLPISLVMIGGWLIDRESTHDTLKNIMTIPVSMPKMLGAKLLLVGMLAVLLGIYSVGITLITGLTVGLSGLTAEVFFHGGTQIVLAALTTYLVCMPLILIFGQIRGAYLGGSILAFFLGYSMLFFKSGILASIYPFSAALILVGFDMSEYAGTTTSSTPLLAVIGVGIMVLWAVLLLLMSSNKKEMKSRKQANAKGKGKRAVRRKGR; from the coding sequence ATGTGGAACTTATTAAAATCGGAATTATTGAAACTGCGCCGGTGCCAAATCCTTTTGGTAGGGTTGGTAGCGCTTGCACTTTGTCCTTTGGTGCAATATGGAAGCCAGTTGATTATGGAGGCGGAGTACCGAAATCCAAACTATGATTTTTCTGCACTATTTGAAAATGTTGTTTGGGGAAACACTCAGATATTCCTTCCAATTTCACTGGTAATGATCGGAGGATGGCTTATAGACAGAGAATCCACTCATGATACACTGAAAAACATCATGACAATTCCTGTTTCTATGCCGAAAATGTTGGGAGCTAAGTTACTTTTAGTCGGTATGCTTGCAGTTCTGCTGGGAATATACAGCGTTGGCATTACCTTGATTACTGGTTTGACGGTTGGATTATCGGGATTGACAGCGGAAGTGTTTTTTCATGGAGGTACGCAGATCGTGTTAGCGGCTCTGACGACCTATTTGGTCTGTATGCCGCTGATCCTGATTTTTGGGCAGATCCGAGGGGCATATCTGGGCGGTTCCATTCTGGCGTTCTTCCTTGGATACAGCATGTTGTTTTTCAAAAGTGGTATCCTTGCCAGCATCTATCCGTTCTCTGCTGCGCTGATTTTAGTGGGATTTGACATGAGTGAATATGCCGGAACAACCACATCCTCAACCCCTTTGTTGGCGGTCATTGGGGTTGGCATCATGGTTCTCTGGGCGGTGCTGTTGTTACTGATGTCCAGTAACAAAAAAGAAATGAAATCCCGTAAACAGGCAAATGCCAAGGGAAAAGGAAAGCGTGCTGTACGCAGGAAAGGAAGGTGA
- a CDS encoding sensor histidine kinase — translation MEIIVFLSIVIAVGAVLTSIVLVRRVKKQIAEMTDVLVDVKNGNGNRRILSATNELTAPLAYEINEIVVAYESRLSTVRQTEETNRQLMTSLSHDVRTPLTTLLGYLDAAHKGLVTGKDRDDYIETARRKAHDLKEYIDVLFDWFKLNSNEFALEIQSVEVAELTRNILIDWIPIFEDKQVNYDIDIPEQPVRVRLDMDSYMRIINNLIQNVIAHSHADKIKISLSKKENSMELLLADNGVGIEKEDLKHIFERLYKCDKGRSEKGSGLGLSIVHQLVEKMGGSITVESLPGKGTEFMLLFPLES, via the coding sequence ATGGAAATTATCGTATTCTTGTCCATTGTGATTGCTGTTGGGGCTGTATTGACTTCCATCGTTCTCGTTCGGCGTGTAAAAAAACAAATAGCAGAAATGACCGATGTGCTGGTTGATGTGAAAAACGGAAATGGCAACCGGCGTATTCTATCTGCAACAAATGAACTGACAGCACCTCTTGCCTATGAAATTAATGAGATCGTTGTGGCCTATGAAAGCAGACTTTCAACTGTACGGCAGACAGAAGAAACCAACCGCCAGCTTATGACGAGCCTTTCCCATGACGTGCGAACGCCCCTTACTACTCTGCTTGGGTATCTTGACGCTGCACACAAAGGACTGGTCACAGGAAAAGACCGGGATGATTATATTGAAACCGCCCGTCGGAAAGCTCATGATCTGAAAGAATACATTGATGTACTTTTTGACTGGTTCAAGTTAAATTCCAACGAGTTTGCTTTGGAGATCCAGAGCGTTGAGGTGGCAGAGCTGACAAGAAATATTCTGATCGACTGGATACCGATTTTTGAGGATAAACAGGTTAATTATGACATTGATATTCCTGAACAGCCTGTCCGGGTAAGATTAGATATGGATAGCTATATGAGGATCATCAATAACCTTATTCAAAATGTAATCGCTCATAGCCATGCAGACAAAATTAAAATTTCCCTGTCGAAGAAGGAAAACAGTATGGAGCTGTTGCTGGCGGATAATGGAGTGGGAATTGAGAAGGAAGATTTGAAACACATTTTTGAACGGCTCTATAAGTGTGACAAAGGACGGTCTGAAAAAGGAAGCGGTCTTGGTCTTTCTATTGTCCATCAGCTTGTAGAAAAGATGGGTGGGAGTATAACAGTTGAAAGTTTGCCGGGAAAAGGAACTGAATTTATGTTGCTTTTTCCTTTGGAGAGTTAA
- a CDS encoding ABC transporter permease, which translates to MKTLAIELRKGKRTGVIPVLLAVGVLGAAYAFVNFIVRKDTLLNLPLAPMDVLLTQLYGMIMVLNLFGIVVAACMIYNMEFKGSAVKKMYMLPVSVPAMYLCKFLILTVMFLVAIVLQNLALAQIGMTDLPDGAFEMGTLVRFAGYSFLTSMPVLSFMLLISARFENMWVPLGIGVAGFLSGMALANSGLTLLLVHPFVIILKPAVAMSAQPDSTVALVALVETLLFLAVGLWLAKYRRYE; encoded by the coding sequence ATGAAAACGCTGGCAATCGAACTTCGGAAAGGAAAGCGAACCGGCGTGATTCCCGTGCTGCTGGCCGTTGGTGTCTTGGGAGCTGCCTACGCATTTGTCAATTTCATTGTGCGGAAAGACACACTCCTGAATTTGCCGCTGGCCCCGATGGATGTCTTGTTGACCCAGCTCTACGGCATGATTATGGTGCTGAATCTGTTCGGTATCGTGGTTGCTGCCTGCATGATCTACAACATGGAATTTAAGGGAAGTGCTGTAAAGAAGATGTATATGCTTCCCGTCAGCGTCCCGGCCATGTATCTGTGCAAATTTCTGATTCTGACGGTCATGTTTTTGGTTGCAATCGTGCTGCAAAACCTGGCACTTGCACAGATTGGAATGACGGACTTGCCGGACGGAGCATTTGAGATGGGTACGCTGGTACGCTTTGCCGGATACTCTTTTCTCACATCCATGCCGGTACTGTCGTTTATGCTGTTGATTTCCGCGCGCTTTGAAAATATGTGGGTGCCGCTTGGAATTGGTGTTGCCGGTTTTCTGAGTGGTATGGCCCTTGCAAATTCGGGGCTGACGCTTTTGCTGGTGCATCCTTTTGTGATTATTCTGAAACCAGCAGTAGCCATGAGCGCCCAGCCTGATTCGACGGTTGCCCTTGTCGCTTTGGTGGAAACACTGTTGTTCCTTGCTGTGGGCTTGTGGCTGGCGAAGTACAGACGCTACGAGTAA
- a CDS encoding ABC transporter ATP-binding protein — MDYIITTEHLTKKYKNFTSVNHVSLHIRKGSIYGFLGPNGAGKSTTMKMLLGLTAPTKGSFTIDGKQFPQDRIAILKEIGSFIEAPSFYANLTGRENLDIIRRILGLSKADVEDALELVGLTEFGDRLAKQYSLGMKQRLGLAGALLGRPPILILDEPTNGLDPSGIHEIRNLVKSLPSLYDCTVLISSHMLSEIELIADDIGILNHGRLLFEGSMNDLRQYALQSGFAADNLEDVFLSMVEKDNMDRKQRAKL, encoded by the coding sequence ATGGACTATATCATTACAACGGAACATTTGACCAAGAAATATAAGAACTTCACTTCAGTCAATCATGTTTCGCTTCATATTCGCAAGGGCAGCATTTATGGTTTTCTTGGCCCGAACGGGGCAGGCAAATCCACTACCATGAAAATGCTGTTGGGGTTGACCGCTCCCACAAAAGGCAGCTTTACCATTGATGGGAAACAGTTTCCGCAGGATCGGATTGCCATTCTCAAAGAGATCGGCTCTTTCATCGAAGCGCCATCTTTCTACGCAAATCTCACCGGGCGGGAAAATCTTGACATTATCCGCCGCATTTTGGGACTGTCGAAAGCTGATGTGGAAGATGCTCTGGAACTGGTAGGGCTGACCGAGTTTGGCGACCGGCTGGCAAAACAGTATTCGCTGGGAATGAAGCAACGCTTGGGCCTTGCCGGGGCGCTCTTGGGGCGTCCGCCGATTCTGATTCTGGACGAACCCACAAACGGTCTTGACCCGTCTGGTATCCACGAAATCCGCAATCTGGTAAAATCCTTGCCCAGCCTTTACGACTGCACGGTGCTGATCTCGTCCCATATGCTGTCTGAAATCGAATTGATTGCAGATGACATTGGGATTCTCAACCACGGGCGGCTGCTGTTTGAGGGAAGCATGAATGATCTGCGTCAATACGCCCTGCAATCCGGCTTCGCTGCGGACAATCTGGAAGATGTGTTTCTTTCTATGGTTGAGAAAGATAACATGGACAGAAAGCAGAGGGCAAAATTATGA
- a CDS encoding sigma-70 family RNA polymerase sigma factor — MKKINLRELYPDVYTTDFFVDVTEEVMETIRAAERAEAAYERKMYRYKAQYSLDCENGIENAVLLKPQTPEMVLEEKQFQEQVYAAVMKLPEKQAKRIYARYYLGMTVNEIAEVEGVDPSRVRDSIRRGLKQLVKYF, encoded by the coding sequence ATGAAGAAAATTAACCTTCGGGAACTTTATCCTGATGTTTATACAACAGACTTTTTTGTAGATGTGACAGAGGAAGTAATGGAGACTATTCGGGCAGCTGAACGTGCGGAGGCTGCGTATGAGCGAAAGATGTATCGTTATAAAGCACAGTATTCTCTGGATTGCGAGAATGGCATTGAAAATGCGGTGCTGTTGAAGCCGCAGACACCGGAGATGGTTCTGGAGGAAAAACAGTTTCAGGAGCAGGTCTATGCCGCTGTGATGAAGCTGCCGGAGAAACAGGCAAAGCGAATTTATGCCCGATACTATCTGGGAATGACGGTAAATGAAATTGCCGAAGTAGAAGGTGTAGACCCAAGCCGTGTCCGAGACAGTATCCGCCGTGGATTAAAGCAGCTTGTAAAATATTTTTGA
- a CDS encoding ABC transporter ATP-binding protein, with protein MDTNYIIETKNLMKQYGSQKSVADLNIHVKRGRIYGLLGRNGAGKTTTMKMLLGLTKPTSGEVKIWGKSLQGNEKKLLPRIGSLIESPGFYPNLTATENLRIFATLRGVPNSHAIKDALDLVGLPYKDKKLFSQYSLGMKQRLAIALAVMHDPELLILDEPINGLDPIGIAEVRSFIRELCDARGKTILISSHILSEISLLADDIGIIDHGALLEEESLAELEQKSSKHIRFTLSDTAQAARILERNFHETHFSIQDDHNLRLHNMELPVGKIVTAFVENGLEVSEAHTCEESLEDYFKRVTGGEGIA; from the coding sequence ATGGATACAAATTATATCATTGAAACAAAAAATCTGATGAAGCAATACGGCTCACAAAAGAGTGTGGCTGACTTAAATATCCATGTGAAGCGTGGGAGAATTTATGGTCTGTTGGGTAGAAACGGAGCCGGAAAAACCACAACTATGAAAATGCTGTTGGGCTTAACGAAGCCGACTTCCGGGGAGGTCAAAATCTGGGGAAAGTCTTTGCAAGGGAATGAAAAGAAGCTGCTCCCCCGCATTGGCAGTCTAATTGAGTCCCCCGGCTTTTATCCGAATCTGACCGCAACGGAAAATCTGCGTATTTTTGCTACTCTACGGGGAGTGCCGAACAGCCATGCAATCAAGGACGCTCTGGATTTGGTCGGGCTTCCTTACAAGGATAAAAAGCTGTTTTCGCAATACTCTCTTGGTATGAAGCAGCGGTTGGCGATTGCCCTTGCCGTCATGCACGATCCGGAGCTTTTGATTTTGGATGAGCCGATCAACGGCCTCGATCCCATCGGTATTGCAGAAGTACGCTCCTTTATTCGGGAGCTTTGCGACGCAAGAGGAAAAACTATTTTGATTTCCAGTCACATTCTTTCGGAGATTTCCTTGCTGGCTGACGATATTGGAATTATCGACCACGGCGCGTTGCTGGAAGAAGAAAGCCTTGCTGAGCTGGAGCAAAAAAGCAGTAAGCATATCCGTTTTACGCTCTCTGATACTGCACAGGCGGCAAGAATTTTGGAACGCAATTTCCATGAAACCCATTTTTCCATACAGGACGACCACAATCTGCGTCTACACAATATGGAGCTACCCGTGGGGAAAATTGTAACTGCTTTTGTAGAAAACGGATTGGAGGTATCAGAAGCACATACCTGTGAAGAAAGTCTTGAAGATTACTTCAAGCGTGTGACAGGGGGCGAAGGAATTGCTTAA
- a CDS encoding helix-turn-helix domain-containing protein, producing the protein MDYMTLKEAAEKWGVTPRRVNYYCAAGRIPGAVKMAGVWLIPKNAEKPIDGRTKQGKGLHHE; encoded by the coding sequence ATGGATTATATGACACTAAAAGAGGCCGCCGAAAAATGGGGCGTGACACCTCGTAGAGTAAATTACTATTGCGCTGCTGGGCGTATCCCCGGCGCTGTAAAGATGGCTGGTGTTTGGCTGATCCCAAAGAACGCAGAAAAGCCGATTGACGGAAGGACAAAACAAGGGAAGGGGTTGCACCATGAATAA
- a CDS encoding response regulator transcription factor — protein MNKILIIDDDRELCALIKRSVQAENIEADFCNTGKEGLQKLREQEYQLVVLDVMMPGMDGFETLEEIRKENSLPILMFTSKNDSISKVRGLRAGADDYLTKPFDMDELIARIASLIRRYTRFNQQAGAIQKLNFDGLQIDLENRSVTTSNGTFELPPKEFDLLLYCAKHQGKILTKQQIYEEVWGEEYFYDDSNIMAIISRLRKKLEVNPSSPKYIQTVKGIGYRFNKEV, from the coding sequence ATGAATAAAATCCTGATTATAGATGATGACAGAGAACTGTGCGCTTTGATTAAACGTAGCGTACAAGCAGAAAACATAGAAGCTGATTTTTGTAATACCGGAAAAGAGGGCTTACAAAAATTAAGAGAGCAGGAGTATCAGCTTGTGGTGCTGGATGTGATGATGCCTGGTATGGATGGCTTTGAAACGCTGGAAGAAATCCGCAAAGAGAACAGTCTGCCGATTTTGATGTTCACATCTAAAAATGACAGCATTTCTAAAGTACGGGGCTTACGGGCCGGAGCGGACGATTATCTTACAAAACCGTTTGATATGGATGAACTGATTGCCCGTATTGCGTCTCTTATTCGCCGCTACACTCGCTTTAATCAGCAAGCTGGAGCCATACAAAAGCTAAATTTTGACGGATTGCAGATTGACCTTGAAAATCGTTCTGTTACTACATCAAACGGCACTTTTGAACTGCCCCCAAAGGAATTTGATTTGCTCCTGTACTGTGCAAAGCATCAAGGGAAAATTTTGACCAAACAGCAGATTTATGAGGAAGTATGGGGCGAAGAATATTTCTATGATGACAGTAACATTATGGCGATTATCAGTCGACTTCGTAAAAAATTAGAAGTCAATCCTTCAAGCCCAAAGTATATACAAACGGTCAAAGGGATTGGCTACCGGTTTAATAAGGAGGTGTAG
- a CDS encoding ABC transporter permease, whose product MKSYLSLIPISAKVRKRQNRMTMLCIIISVLLVTMIFSMADMAIRMEKTRVIKEHGNWHIMLKEPSEQQIEQIAQRTDVMTSSRYDGLNFDLSEDYTINGKSCVIVGGDNAILTEIYDNLTEGRYPTKENEILLSNRSKELLSLKIGEAITVHTPAGDFGYTISGFGGDVTITTDADIVGAFLNWDSFQSLAKAEGSKLAPVCFVRFYENIHIRKVIAELRKTYGFTDETLSENTALLGLTGFSSDSYVMGMYLVAAILFVLVLAAGVFMIAGSLNSRTAERTQFFGMLRCIGASRAQVMHIVKLEALYWCKTAVPIGVIVGIVGTWMLCALLRFGAGAEFVQIPLFGISSVGIISGIVVGVLTVLLSSISPARRAAGVSPVAAVTGNLSENWNTSRPIKQNFLKIEMALGIHHAVSSPKNLLLMTGSFALSIIMILSFSVLIQWVNMALNPLKPWAPDVFYSSPDNLCDIKQSFAKEVESRPYVKRVFGRMYQSLPAEYEGKLGQIDLISYENQQFQWAAEDLIAGDISAVSEGNGVLTVFDKSNSLKVGDTIQLEQTELTVAGVLKDSPFDTSDQPTVICSEKTFKEITGKDAYAVLDVQLSKKATEQNVNDLHVLANGHYRFYDRLAQNKDTQNTYFMFCLFVYGFLAVITLITIIHTVNSISMSVSARTNQYGAMRAVGMDSLQIKKMILMETATYTTLGLLAGCGLGLPLHHFLYSQMITNYWGTAWQIPLTSIGEILVLLVFTSLLAPFAPAKRICNMPITATINEL is encoded by the coding sequence ATGAAAAGCTATCTTAGCCTTATTCCGATTTCTGCAAAGGTGCGGAAGAGACAGAATAGGATGACGATGCTGTGCATCATTATCTCAGTGCTGTTGGTTACGATGATTTTCAGCATGGCAGATATGGCGATCCGAATGGAAAAGACACGAGTGATCAAAGAACATGGGAACTGGCATATCATGTTGAAGGAGCCATCCGAGCAACAGATTGAGCAAATCGCACAGCGAACAGATGTGATGACGTCCTCCCGTTATGACGGACTGAACTTTGATTTATCCGAAGACTATACGATCAATGGAAAAAGCTGCGTCATCGTAGGTGGTGATAATGCGATTCTAACGGAGATCTATGACAATTTGACTGAAGGCCGATATCCTACAAAAGAGAATGAAATTTTACTTTCGAATCGTTCAAAAGAACTGCTTTCTCTGAAGATTGGAGAGGCGATTACCGTACATACACCAGCTGGAGATTTTGGCTATACGATTTCCGGTTTTGGAGGAGATGTTACCATTACCACAGATGCAGACATTGTGGGGGCTTTTCTAAATTGGGACTCCTTCCAAAGTCTTGCAAAAGCAGAAGGAAGTAAGCTTGCTCCCGTTTGTTTTGTGCGCTTTTACGAGAATATCCATATTCGTAAGGTGATTGCAGAGTTGCGGAAAACATATGGCTTTACAGACGAAACATTATCCGAAAACACGGCTTTGCTGGGATTGACGGGCTTCAGCAGTGATTCTTATGTCATGGGAATGTACCTTGTAGCTGCAATCTTGTTTGTTCTGGTTTTGGCTGCGGGAGTCTTTATGATTGCGGGAAGCCTGAACAGCAGAACCGCAGAGAGAACACAATTTTTTGGAATGCTTCGTTGTATTGGAGCAAGCCGGGCACAAGTTATGCACATAGTCAAGTTGGAAGCACTCTATTGGTGCAAAACAGCGGTTCCGATTGGCGTGATAGTTGGGATTGTGGGCACGTGGATGCTTTGTGCACTGCTCCGGTTTGGTGCGGGCGCTGAATTTGTACAGATTCCGCTATTTGGGATTAGTAGTGTCGGTATCATCAGCGGAATTGTTGTTGGTGTTTTGACCGTGCTGTTATCTTCCATCTCTCCCGCAAGGCGGGCGGCAGGTGTTTCTCCGGTTGCGGCTGTTACCGGAAATCTTTCCGAAAATTGGAACACATCCCGGCCAATCAAGCAGAACTTTTTGAAAATTGAGATGGCCTTGGGGATTCATCATGCCGTATCCTCTCCAAAAAATCTACTTCTCATGACTGGCTCCTTTGCACTCAGCATCATTATGATTTTGAGCTTTTCCGTTCTTATACAATGGGTGAATATGGCACTCAATCCCTTAAAGCCATGGGCACCAGATGTCTTTTATAGTAGTCCTGATAACCTGTGCGACATTAAACAAAGTTTTGCCAAAGAGGTGGAAAGCCGGCCGTATGTAAAGCGGGTATTTGGGCGGATGTATCAAAGCCTTCCTGCAGAATATGAAGGGAAATTGGGGCAAATTGATTTGATTTCTTATGAGAATCAGCAGTTTCAGTGGGCAGCTGAAGATTTGATTGCAGGTGATATATCGGCTGTCTCTGAAGGCAACGGTGTACTGACGGTTTTTGATAAAAGCAATTCTTTGAAGGTTGGAGATACGATTCAGCTGGAGCAGACAGAGCTTACCGTGGCTGGAGTCTTGAAAGATAGTCCCTTTGATACATCGGATCAGCCAACTGTGATTTGCTCAGAGAAAACGTTCAAGGAAATTACAGGCAAAGATGCCTATGCTGTTCTTGACGTACAGCTGTCCAAAAAAGCAACAGAGCAGAATGTAAATGATCTTCACGTATTGGCAAATGGACATTATCGCTTTTATGATCGACTGGCGCAAAACAAAGACACACAAAATACCTATTTTATGTTCTGCCTGTTTGTTTATGGATTCCTCGCCGTGATCACATTGATTACTATTATTCATACGGTAAACAGTATTTCTATGAGCGTGTCTGCAAGAACAAATCAATACGGAGCCATGCGTGCAGTGGGGATGGATAGTTTACAAATCAAGAAGATGATTCTCATGGAAACCGCCACGTACACTACGCTTGGACTCCTCGCAGGTTGTGGTCTGGGGTTACCGCTGCATCATTTTCTCTATTCGCAGATGATTACAAATTATTGGGGAACGGCATGGCAAATCCCTTTAACATCTATTGGAGAAATACTGGTGTTGCTTGTGTTCACTTCTCTTCTTGCACCTTTCGCTCCGGCAAAACGCATCTGTAACATGCCGATTACTGCAACCATCAATGAATTGTAA